TGGCGCATGCTGGAAGGCTCCGAGGCCACCCTGGTGCAACAGCTGGACCGCCTGGCCAAAGACATTCAGACCATGCCGCCTGCCCAAGCGAGGATCAGCCGTTGGTCGATGGCATTGCCCATGGCCACCCGGCTGTTTCCCGATGCCACCTTTGACCTGCGCGAGGCATTTCGGGTGCACGCCAAGGGTTTTGCCCAAAGCGTGACGAATGCCGAGGGCCTGTCCCGCAAACAGCAGGCCAGGCGTTTGCTGGCCGAGATGCTCTTGTTTCAACACACCTGCCATTGGTACTGCCGATCCAAATCGGTGGCATCGGCGCGCCTGATGGTGCGCCACCAGGCCACCCACGAAGAAACGCTGGCGTTGGTGTCGCCACAAACCCGACAGGGCTACCAGGCGCTGCTCACGGAGTGAGATGGGCCGCCGGGAAGCCTGTGCAGCAGAAAGAACATCGGCTGCAACCGGCGGGAACCCGGTCTCGCTTCGATGCTTTCTGCCGCGCAGGCTCCTGGCCTGTCTCAGACCCTGGAAAAATCGGGCTTGCGGCGCTCCATGAAGGCACCAAAGGCTTCGCGGGCTGCGGGTTCACGCAGCATGCGGCCAAAACTTTCACCCTCTTCGGCCATGACCGTCGCCACCTTCTGGCTCTGGCCCTGCTTCATCAAACGCTTGGTTTCCACCAGTGCCGAGATCGGCTTGGCCGCCAGGCGGCGCGCCACGGCCTGCGCGTAACCCGCCGCCTCCGTAGGCGGCAATACGCGGTTCACCAGCCCCACTTCCAGCGCGGCTTCGGCCATGAAAGGTTCGCCCAGCAAGAGGGCTTCGGCGGCACGGTGGTAACCCATCATCTGCGGCACCAGCAGGCTGGAGGAAAACTCGGGACACAGCCCCAGATTGACGAACGGCATCGAGAAAGCCGCGTTGTCGCCCGCATAAACCAGATCGCAATGCAGCAACAGGGTGGTACCAATGCCCACGGCCGGGCCACACACGGCGGCCAGCACGGGTTTGGTGAAACCCGACAGCGCACGCATGAAGCGGTAAACCGGCGACTCACCGGTGGCGGGCGGGTTGTTGAGGAAATCGCCGATGTCATTGCCCGCGCTGAACACGGCTTCGTTGCCCTGGAACACCACGCAGCGCACGGCATCATCGGTCTGCGCGGCTTCGAGGCCATCGGCCAGGACGGCGTACATGGCCGAGGTGATGGAATTCTTTTTGTCTGGACGGTTGAAGGTCAGGGTGGTGATGCCGTCTTCGGTGTGGACGAGGATATCGCTCATGGGTGGGTTTTCTGCTTTGGGTGTCGGGGTAACGGAGCGCAACAAACCACCGGAGCCCCGGGGCATGGTCCGCCAACAAGGCCGCCAAGTTAACAGAAAGCCACCGGGCTGTCAGCGAAGGTCAGCCCAATGCGCGACAGCGTGGCCCCGCGCAAAACACCGCGCAGCGCAGCCTGCCTCAGCGCTCTTTCTCACTACACTGGACGGCGCACCGACGGGCTGAGGCCATCAACCCCGGACCTGCCACTTTCCCAAGCTGCCCATGATCCACCCAAGCCTTCCGATTTTGTCCTCCCGCCAGTCACCCTTGGGGCGATTTCAAGTGTGGCTGCTGATCGGGCTCACTGCACTGAGCCTGACCGGACAGGCGCATGCGACCAGCCTGGCGCCAGCGCCCGACGGCATCGCCGCGCCCCTCGCCCACCGCCCCAGGATCGGCCTGGTCCTCTCCGGCGGCGGCGCGCGCGGTTTCGCTCACGTAGGGGTGCTCAAGGCACTGGAAGAAGCCCGGGTGCCGGTGGACTTCATCGTCGGCACCTCCATGGGTGCCATCATCGGCGGCCTGTACGCCAGCGGCATGAATGCCGATGAGCTGGAGCGCGAACTGGTTGGTGTTGACTGGGGCGATCTGTTTGACCGCCGGGAACCGAGGCAATTGCTGTCGCAGCGGCGCAAGGAAGAAGATTTCGAATTTGCGCCCATGCTGCAAATGGGTTTTCGCGATGGCGAGTTCAGACTGCCCTCGGGTGCCGTGTCATCGCGTTCGCTGGAAATGCTGCTGCGCCGCTACACGCTGACCACACGCCACCTCGCCAGCTTCAACGGCTTGCCCACCCCGTTTCGCGCCATTGCAACCAACATGGAAACCGGCAAGGCGGTGGTGCTCGATCGCGGCGACCTGGCGGCCGCCTTGCGCGCCAGCATGTCCGTGCCAGGCGTTTTTTCACCGCTGGAAGTGGATGGCCAGATCCTCGGCGATGGCGGTCTCGTCGACAACCTGCCGGTCAGCGTCGCGCGCAGCATGGGTGCAGACATCATCATTGCCGTCAACATCGGGACCCCGCTGGCGGGCCGCGAGACCCTGGGCACGGTATTGGGCGTCACGGCCCAGATGGTCAACATCCTGACCGAACAGAACGTTCAGGCCAGCATCGCAACGCTCACACCAAAAGACCTGTTGCTGGCGCCTGAACTGGGCAAGCTCACCTCGGGCGACTTCGACCGCGCGCCAGAGCTGGTGAAGATTGGCCATACCTACGCTGCGTCGGTGCGCCAGGCCCTGCGCGTTTACGCAGCGCCAGAGGCCGAGTACGCCACCTGGCAAACCCAGCGCATCGCTCAGACGCTGGCCAACTCGGCCCGGGTCGGCTCGCTGAAAGAGGTGCAGTTCGAAGGAGTCAGCGCCGAACGCGCCGAACGCCTGCGCGAGATGCTCGACATGCCCCTGGATCAGCCGGTGAGCGTGAAGCAGATCGAGGGCGACTTGCAGGAACTCGCCGCCATGGGCGACTACGAACGGGTGGACTACCGGCTCGACAACCAGGGGGCGCCTGGCGAGGAGGCCCTGGTGGTGAGCCTGCGTGAAAACGACTGGGGTCCCAACTACCTGCGCATCGGCATGGACCTGCAAACCGACTTCGAAGGCCGGTCTGCGTTCAACCTGCGCCTGAGCCACAACCGCCACTGGCTCACAGAAGGCGGAGCCGAATGGCGCAACCGGATCCAGGTGGGCGAGACCATGGGGCTCTACTCCGAGATCTACCAGCCTTGGGGCTCCAGAGGGCAAGGTTTTGCTGCCGCCTACATCGACGCAGACCTGAAGCGCCTGGAGCTGTACAACCTCAATGGCGACCTGGCCGCCATTGGCCGGCGCCAGACGGTGCAGGTGGGTGCCGACCTCGGCTTGCCGCTGGACCGTCTGGGCCGGTTTGGCGACCTGCGGCTGGGCAGCTTTGCCAACGCGCGCCGTGCCGTGCCCGAACTGGTGTCTGCCGGTCTGGTGGATGAGGGTGTGACCGTGGCCTCGGAAAGCTGGCGCGAGATCGGGTTGCGCGCGCGGGTCACGTCCGACCAGCTGGACTACGCGAATTTTCCATCCAGCGGCTACCGCACAGATGCCGAACTCGCCATAGGCCGTCTTTACAACAACGGGGAAAGCAACCGCTTCACCCGCCTCAACGCCACAGCGACCGGCGTGCACAGCTGGGGACCCCACACGCTCAATGCATCCCTTCGGGTCGGCATGGCCAGCGACATCCCCGTGGGGGCGATTGACGAGTACTCCCTGGGTGGGTTCCAGCAACTCTCGGGTTACCGCGTCGGCCAGGTGGCCGGCAACTACCTCACGTTCGGCCGCCTCACCTACTACCAGCGCCTGCCCTGGCAAGGTGGCGTGGTGCGGGCCCTTTTTGCCGGTGGCTCACTCGAGATCGGCAACGCATGGGCCGACCGCAGCGACATGAGCTTGAAAGACCTGCGCAGCGGCTCCAGCCTGTTTGTGGGCACCGACACCGGTCTCGGTCCGCTCTACCTGAGCGTGGTGCATGCGCCCAAGGGCTACACGGGTCTGTACCTGTTCCTGGGTCGCCCCTAGAGATATAGAGCCCCCACGCTCCACCGCTGCGCGGGTCGCTGCCCCCCGAGGGGGCTGGGCCTGCCTTGGGGCGGCCCGGCGGCTGGCCCGATAGCCCCCACGCTCCACCGCTGCGCGGGTCGCTGCCCCCCGAGGGGGCTGGGCCTGCCTTGGGGCGGCCCGGCGGCTGGCCCGATAGCCCCCACGCTCCACCGCTGCGCGGGTCGCTGCCCCCCGAGGGGGCTGGGCCTGCCTTGGGGCGGCCCGGCGGCTGGCCCGATAGCCCCCACGCTCCACCGCTGCGCGGGTCGCTGCCCCCCGAGGGGGCTGGGCCTGCCTTGGGGCGGCCCGGCGGCTGGCCCGATAGCCCCCACGCTCCACCGCTGCGCGGGTCGCTGCCCCCCGAGGGGGCTGGGCCTGCTTTGGGGCGGCCCGGCGGCTGGCCCGATAGCCCCCACGCTCCACCGCTGCGCGGGTCGCTGCCCCCCGAGGGGGCTGGGCCTGCCTTGGGGCGGCCCGGCGGCTGGCCCGATAGCCCCCACGCTCTGCCGCTGCACGGGTCGCTGCCCCCCGAGGGGGCTGGGCCTGCCTCGGGGCGGCCCGGCGGCTGGCCCGATAGCCCCCACGCTCTGCCGCTGCGCGGGTCGCTGCCCCCCGAGGGGGCTGGGCCTGCCTTGGGGCGGCCCGGCGGCTGGCCCGATAGCCCCCACGCTCTGCCGCTGCGCGGGTCGCTGCCCCCCCGAGGGGGCTGGGCCTGCCTCGGGGCGGCCCGGCGGCTGGCCCGATCGCCCCCACGCTCCGCCGCTGCGCGGTCGCTGCCCCCCGAGGGGGCTGGGCCTGCCTTGGGGCGGCCCTGCGGTTTTCCACTATTCCTTGAAGTACACCACCTGATGGCTGGTGGCCAGCATCACGCCGGACTGGTTCCAGATTTGAGCCGA
This region of Hydrogenophaga crassostreae genomic DNA includes:
- a CDS encoding enoyl-CoA hydratase, whose translation is MSDILVHTEDGITTLTFNRPDKKNSITSAMYAVLADGLEAAQTDDAVRCVVFQGNEAVFSAGNDIGDFLNNPPATGESPVYRFMRALSGFTKPVLAAVCGPAVGIGTTLLLHCDLVYAGDNAAFSMPFVNLGLCPEFSSSLLVPQMMGYHRAAEALLLGEPFMAEAALEVGLVNRVLPPTEAAGYAQAVARRLAAKPISALVETKRLMKQGQSQKVATVMAEEGESFGRMLREPAAREAFGAFMERRKPDFSRV
- a CDS encoding patatin-like phospholipase family protein, with product MIHPSLPILSSRQSPLGRFQVWLLIGLTALSLTGQAHATSLAPAPDGIAAPLAHRPRIGLVLSGGGARGFAHVGVLKALEEARVPVDFIVGTSMGAIIGGLYASGMNADELERELVGVDWGDLFDRREPRQLLSQRRKEEDFEFAPMLQMGFRDGEFRLPSGAVSSRSLEMLLRRYTLTTRHLASFNGLPTPFRAIATNMETGKAVVLDRGDLAAALRASMSVPGVFSPLEVDGQILGDGGLVDNLPVSVARSMGADIIIAVNIGTPLAGRETLGTVLGVTAQMVNILTEQNVQASIATLTPKDLLLAPELGKLTSGDFDRAPELVKIGHTYAASVRQALRVYAAPEAEYATWQTQRIAQTLANSARVGSLKEVQFEGVSAERAERLREMLDMPLDQPVSVKQIEGDLQELAAMGDYERVDYRLDNQGAPGEEALVVSLRENDWGPNYLRIGMDLQTDFEGRSAFNLRLSHNRHWLTEGGAEWRNRIQVGETMGLYSEIYQPWGSRGQGFAAAYIDADLKRLELYNLNGDLAAIGRRQTVQVGADLGLPLDRLGRFGDLRLGSFANARRAVPELVSAGLVDEGVTVASESWREIGLRARVTSDQLDYANFPSSGYRTDAELAIGRLYNNGESNRFTRLNATATGVHSWGPHTLNASLRVGMASDIPVGAIDEYSLGGFQQLSGYRVGQVAGNYLTFGRLTYYQRLPWQGGVVRALFAGGSLEIGNAWADRSDMSLKDLRSGSSLFVGTDTGLGPLYLSVVHAPKGYTGLYLFLGRP